In a genomic window of Nostoc sp. UHCC 0870:
- a CDS encoding ATP-dependent Clp protease proteolytic subunit, which translates to MPIGIPKVPYRLPGSSYEQWIDLEDRLFRERIIFLTEEVDDGIANAIVAYLLYLDSDDQTKPIYLYINSPGGSVTAGLAIYDTMQYIKSEVVTICVGLAASMGSFLLATGSKGKRLALPHSRIMIHQPSGGTRGQATDIEIEAREIIRIRHQLNQIYADNTGQTLAKIEKDMDRDFFMSAHEAKEYGLIDRVIEDRV; encoded by the coding sequence ATGCCTATTGGTATTCCCAAAGTTCCTTATCGCCTCCCTGGTAGTAGTTATGAGCAATGGATCGATCTCGAAGATCGTCTATTTCGGGAGCGAATTATTTTTTTGACAGAGGAAGTAGATGACGGTATCGCTAATGCGATCGTTGCTTATTTGCTCTATTTAGATTCTGACGATCAAACCAAACCGATTTATCTGTATATTAATTCCCCTGGTGGATCTGTCACCGCAGGTTTAGCAATTTACGACACGATGCAGTACATCAAATCTGAGGTAGTAACAATTTGTGTCGGTTTAGCAGCTTCGATGGGTTCTTTCTTGTTGGCGACTGGTAGCAAAGGTAAACGCCTAGCATTACCTCATTCCCGAATTATGATTCACCAACCCTCCGGCGGGACTCGTGGACAAGCTACCGATATCGAGATCGAAGCCAGAGAAATTATCCGAATTCGTCACCAGCTAAATCAAATTTATGCTGACAATACTGGTCAAACCCTAGCCAAGATTGAAAAAGACATGGATCGGGACTTTTTCATGTCCGCCCACGAGGCAAAAGAATACGGTTTAATTGACCGTGTGATTGAAGACCGCGTTTAG
- a CDS encoding ATP-dependent Clp protease proteolytic subunit — protein MPVDSELRVPYNIPASNSWQWVTIGQRMAQERILFLNQPFTTSLANSLISTILYLESEDQSKPIYLYINSLGDPVLDGSINEASGMMSIKACLAIYDTMQYIKSEIVTICFGQAVGMAALILSSGAKGKRVSLPHANIALTQFRVGTQGQATDIQVNAEEVLKKRAVILDIFSQNTGQSTQKIAKDSERIFYMTPQEAKEYGLIDRVLESTKQLENSILA, from the coding sequence ATGCCTGTTGATTCAGAACTTCGCGTTCCTTATAACATTCCTGCTAGTAATTCCTGGCAATGGGTTACTATTGGTCAGCGCATGGCTCAGGAGCGAATTCTCTTCTTAAATCAGCCATTCACTACGTCTTTGGCAAATTCCCTCATTTCTACAATCCTGTATCTAGAATCAGAGGATCAGAGCAAACCAATCTACCTTTACATCAATTCCCTGGGTGATCCTGTCCTAGATGGCAGCATAAATGAAGCATCTGGAATGATGTCAATTAAAGCTTGTTTGGCAATTTATGACACAATGCAGTATATCAAGTCAGAAATTGTCACGATCTGTTTCGGTCAAGCAGTTGGCATGGCAGCCTTGATTCTATCATCTGGAGCGAAAGGAAAACGGGTGAGTTTACCTCACGCCAATATCGCACTTACTCAGTTCCGGGTCGGAACGCAAGGCCAAGCAACAGATATTCAAGTTAATGCGGAAGAAGTATTAAAGAAAAGAGCCGTAATTCTTGATATTTTCTCCCAAAATACGGGACAATCAACTCAAAAAATTGCGAAAGATAGTGAACGTATTTTCTATATGACTCCCCAGGAAGCCAAAGAATACGGGTTAATTGATCGGGTTTTGGAAAGTACCAAACAGTTGGAAAATTCTATTCTGGCTTGA
- a CDS encoding ATP-dependent Clp protease proteolytic subunit gives METSPVKAVQAPYYGDSSYRTPPPDLASLLLKERIVYLGSPLVSADEYKRQMGVDVTKLIIAQLLYLKFDNPDKPIFFYINSTGTSWYTGDAIGYETEAFAICDTIEYIKTPVHTICIGQAIGTAALILSAGTKGYRASLPHATIVLNQPRSGTRGQATDIQIYAKEVLANKATILDIFSKNSGQTPEKIAKDTERMFYLTPQEAKEYGLIDIVLESMKDLPKAIPVLT, from the coding sequence ATGGAAACTTCCCCCGTCAAGGCTGTTCAAGCCCCTTACTACGGCGACAGCTCCTACAGAACACCACCACCAGATTTAGCCTCCCTACTACTGAAGGAGCGAATTGTCTATCTGGGGAGTCCCCTGGTTTCAGCAGATGAATATAAACGTCAAATGGGGGTTGACGTAACAAAGTTGATTATTGCTCAGTTACTCTATCTGAAATTTGACAATCCAGACAAGCCAATTTTCTTTTATATCAATTCAACTGGTACATCCTGGTATACAGGGGATGCGATTGGCTATGAAACGGAAGCGTTTGCCATCTGCGACACCATAGAGTATATCAAAACCCCCGTACATACAATTTGCATAGGTCAGGCAATTGGCACAGCCGCACTGATTCTATCAGCCGGAACTAAAGGCTATCGAGCTAGTTTGCCTCATGCGACCATTGTACTTAATCAACCTCGCAGTGGTACACGGGGACAAGCAACAGATATTCAAATTTATGCGAAGGAAGTTTTAGCAAACAAGGCCACTATCCTAGATATTTTCTCCAAGAATAGTGGACAGACTCCTGAAAAAATTGCTAAAGACACTGAGCGGATGTTCTATTTGACTCCTCAAGAAGCGAAAGAGTATGGGCTAATTGATATCGTCCTAGAAAGTATGAAGGATCTGCCCAAGGCTATACCAGTCCTGACTTAA